Genomic window (Candidatus Methylacidiphilales bacterium):
TCGCGGGTTTGATGGGTGCGGAACGAGCGGCAGCGGGACAACATGTAAACCGCCTCAAGGACGGAGGTTTTGCCCCGGCCATTGGCGCCCGCCAGCACGTTGAATTGTGAAAGTTCGGGCAGCTCAAGATCCGCGTGGCAGCGGAAATTGAGAATGTGAAGTCGAACCAGCATGGGATCATGCTTGCTGATTTAACGCCGGGACGCAAAGAGCATTTCACCGCAGAGGCGACGGGAACGCAGAGGACGCCAAGGAAGTGAAACTCCCCCGTAGTTCGCGTCTTTTGTGTTCATGGGAGCGTGGGCGTCTCGCCTGCACTTTCCGGCATCTTGCCGGAAAGGCTCTATTATTTTCATCTTGCCTGAGTTTGAACGTTAGCCGTCACCTGTCCGGAACACCTGGTACCCGATGCTGCTTAGCAGCCGAAGTGCCAGCGTGTGATGGGTTGGCTGGACTGGCTGGTTCGACATTTTCATCTTGCTATCTGTATCCCAATGATCAGGAGAGGGGCGGCAACGCCAACAAGTAAACACCATGTAGCGGTCTTGCCGTGGCCGAATTTATAGGCCATGACAACACCTAAAATCACATTCAGCACAAGACTTAACGCCATGATCCAAACAAACCAGTCCATAAGGTCGGACGATAGAGTGGATATATGGTCCGACGTCTTGAATCCGAGACCAGTGTGAAGCGTGGAAAGTAATCCGAGAAAACCATGTGTTTGCTTCTGCGAACCATGCAGCCAAATCTTCTGCATAATCCCAGTAGCGGCAAAGAAACAGATCATTGGGGCAAAAATGCAGCCGATGTAGAGGTGGATAGAACGTAGAGTCTTCATTGTTATGTCGAACGCCCAAGCTGACTCACCATCCTGTAGCGCCAGCGGAAGGATCGTTGAGTCCAGCGCTTTGTTCGACGGCCTTCATGTTTGTCTGGAGAAACTGCTGGACGTCTATTATGCGCCCGCTATGGGCCGACTCGATGGCCGCAAAAAGCAACGCACAACATTGAATATTGTCGTCCAGATTGTTTGGCGGCGCATCGCCGCCGTTGAGCCAGTTCACAAACAATTCCGCCAGCCAAGGATTCATCCATGCCGGTTGTTGAAGCATCGGCAAATCCTGAGAAAGCGGTTTGTCCCACGCCCCACCTCGCAGTACCCGCAACCAGCGCCGGTCGAGTTCCAGGGTGCCGTCTTCACACTCGGCTCGAAAGTACTCGTTTGTCCAGCCGTTCATCGTCGAGGCATTGGCCTTGGCGCCTTCATACAGGCACTTAACACCGTTCTCCATCTCAATCGTCACCATGCCAGTGGAGTCACCCGCATAATGACCCCATGGCGGATTCCAGGTCAACGCATAGACGGATTTCGCATTTGAACCCGTCAATGCGCGCAAAATGTCAAAATGATGAACCGTTCCCTCGACGAGCAAAGGATCGGCGATCTCGTGACG
Coding sequences:
- a CDS encoding Gfo/Idh/MocA family oxidoreductase, with the protein product MNKPLQYIHIGVGGFGQHWCNAVLPRLKDLGLAVPVAAVDINRETLGKAKTQLGLADDQLFTSAEKAFGEAKADFVTIVVPPAYHEQMVDLAVQHGCHILSEKPIADTMAATCRIYRKVRNAGLMMAVTMSHRFDQDKQTLEAQIKSGRHGRLNYIVGRFTHNCREFASWGKFRHEIADPLLVEGTVHHFDILRALTGSNAKSVYALTWNPPWGHYAGDSTGMVTIEMENGVKCLYEGAKANASTMNGWTNEYFRAECEDGTLELDRRWLRVLRGGAWDKPLSQDLPMLQQPAWMNPWLAELFVNWLNGGDAPPNNLDDNIQCCALLFAAIESAHSGRIIDVQQFLQTNMKAVEQSAGLNDPSAGATGW